One region of Aminobacterium colombiense DSM 12261 genomic DNA includes:
- a CDS encoding ABC transporter permease, which produces MSYIRRAKRELQLLWRDPLLAFLVGIVAFALILFVLFPLISVLIRSFQTQEGAFSLVNYRRFFTFRYLRSALSNSLFVGIATGVAGVAIGYIAAFTITRTAIPGKKVLHILFILPIISPPFTSSLAILMLFGANGLITKGLLGLKNFSIYGFKGVLLSQIFTFAPVAYLTLRGVLESLNPTLEDAAMNVGASRWQTFWKVTFPLSLPGIASAFLVVLIESLADFGNPLVLAGSRFPMLSIQAYLEITGSFNLPLGAALAVVLLIPSITAFAIQRYYLEKRQYTTITGKPVASSSKLVSRGARKCLQTFVALFALFVLLFYGTIFLGAMTRVWGYDFSLTARHFAYALSVGFDTIKDTLVIAALATPISGLLGMLIAFMVVRLSFPGKGTLEFVSILNFAVPGTVVGIGYILAFNKPPLLLIGTLVILVLNFIFRYIPVGIQSGVAVLRQIDPTIEEAAQNLGADGMTTFRKITLPLIAPAFFSGLVFAFVRAMTAISAAIFLVSARWNLLTVQILNEVGSGRLGVAAAFSVILVAIVLVAMVIISRLVSGRAGGMKALEISKEL; this is translated from the coding sequence ATGTCATATATACGTCGAGCTAAGCGGGAACTGCAGCTTCTTTGGCGTGACCCACTTCTTGCTTTTTTAGTGGGTATTGTGGCTTTTGCCCTTATTCTTTTTGTTCTTTTCCCCCTCATTTCTGTGCTGATTAGAAGCTTTCAAACTCAGGAAGGAGCATTTTCCCTCGTTAATTACCGCCGTTTCTTTACTTTTCGTTATCTTAGAAGTGCACTGAGTAATAGCCTTTTTGTAGGAATAGCTACAGGGGTTGCGGGTGTTGCAATTGGATATATAGCAGCCTTTACTATTACGAGGACAGCTATTCCCGGGAAGAAGGTTTTACATATCCTTTTTATTTTACCAATTATTTCCCCGCCCTTTACCAGCTCACTGGCCATATTGATGCTCTTCGGAGCGAATGGCCTTATTACGAAAGGATTATTAGGACTGAAGAATTTCAGTATCTATGGTTTTAAAGGAGTACTCCTTTCTCAGATATTTACCTTTGCTCCTGTAGCGTACCTAACACTGCGTGGGGTTCTTGAATCTCTTAACCCCACGTTGGAGGACGCGGCAATGAATGTAGGTGCTTCTCGCTGGCAGACTTTCTGGAAAGTAACTTTCCCATTGAGTCTACCGGGTATAGCCAGTGCTTTTCTAGTGGTGCTTATTGAGTCCTTAGCCGATTTTGGAAATCCCCTTGTTCTGGCGGGAAGCCGTTTCCCTATGCTTTCCATCCAGGCATATCTCGAGATTACAGGTTCCTTCAATCTTCCCCTGGGAGCGGCCTTAGCTGTTGTGTTGCTTATCCCATCTATAACAGCCTTTGCCATTCAGCGCTATTATCTTGAAAAACGGCAATATACGACCATTACGGGGAAACCTGTAGCTTCATCATCAAAGCTGGTGAGCCGCGGAGCACGAAAATGCCTGCAGACTTTTGTCGCCTTATTCGCTCTATTTGTGCTCCTTTTTTATGGAACGATTTTTCTCGGGGCCATGACTCGTGTTTGGGGATATGACTTTTCTCTTACAGCCAGGCACTTTGCCTATGCCCTGAGTGTAGGGTTTGATACGATAAAAGATACCTTAGTCATTGCTGCTTTGGCGACACCTATTTCTGGGCTTCTTGGCATGCTTATTGCTTTTATGGTGGTTCGCCTCTCTTTTCCTGGAAAAGGAACTTTAGAATTTGTTTCTATTCTTAATTTTGCCGTCCCTGGAACGGTTGTAGGTATTGGATATATTCTTGCTTTTAATAAACCGCCTCTCCTTCTTATTGGGACTCTCGTCATTCTTGTGCTCAATTTCATTTTTCGTTATATCCCTGTGGGAATTCAGTCGGGAGTTGCCGTTTTAAGACAAATAGATCCCACAATAGAAGAGGCGGCACAGAATCTTGGAGCTGATGGTATGACTACTTTTCGAAAAATTACGTTGCCTCTTATAGCACCGGCGTTCTTTTCTGGCCTTGTCTTCGCTTTTGTAAGGGCCATGACGGCCATAAGTGCCGCTATTTTTCTCGTTTCAGCCCGGTGGAACCTTCTCACGGTCCAGATACTCAACGAAGTTGGGTCGGGACGGTTGGGTGTGGCAGCGGCTTTCAGCGTTATTTTGGTGGCGATTGTCCTTGTAGCCATGGTCATTATCAGCCGCCTCGTTTCGGGTCGAGCCGGTGGAATGAAAGCCTTAGAGATATCAAAGGAGCTGTAG
- a CDS encoding ABC transporter substrate-binding protein: MKNRIQIFTVFAVVLAMLCMVPFRVFAGDLIVYSSVDEENARHILEAFTKETGIKVQMVFLSSGPALSRIEAEKANPQADVWFGAPSENHIVARERGLTEPYVSSEESRLAANFKDPEGYWHAFYMNPIGIGVLPDELAAEKIPVPQSWEDLKHEGLKGMIQMPSPQSSGTAFAIMMTLISIYGEDEAYAYMKALNPNIQTYTQSGTGPSKNLAIKEAKVAIQFTPAFLKLVDEGFPATVIFPKEGVGYEAAALSIIKGVKNKEEAHKLVDWILSKKGQESLSENKTYFFPVRSDVSAGEGLPPLSEIKLINYDIEKAAQEKSRLIDRWVTEVLGQ; the protein is encoded by the coding sequence ATGAAGAACAGGATTCAGATTTTCACAGTTTTTGCTGTTGTATTAGCAATGCTTTGTATGGTGCCATTCCGTGTTTTTGCCGGAGATCTCATTGTTTACTCAAGTGTGGACGAAGAAAATGCCCGTCATATTCTTGAGGCATTTACAAAAGAGACTGGAATAAAGGTCCAGATGGTTTTTCTATCTTCCGGGCCGGCTCTTAGCCGGATCGAAGCTGAAAAAGCCAACCCCCAGGCCGATGTCTGGTTTGGCGCCCCCAGTGAAAATCACATAGTAGCAAGGGAAAGAGGACTGACAGAGCCTTACGTTTCTTCAGAAGAGAGCCGCCTTGCCGCAAATTTTAAAGATCCGGAAGGGTACTGGCATGCTTTTTATATGAACCCCATTGGCATTGGAGTTCTCCCAGACGAACTGGCTGCCGAAAAGATTCCAGTTCCCCAGTCATGGGAAGATTTGAAGCATGAAGGTTTGAAAGGCATGATTCAAATGCCTTCACCCCAATCCTCCGGCACAGCCTTTGCTATTATGATGACCCTTATAAGCATTTATGGAGAAGATGAAGCCTATGCCTATATGAAAGCTCTTAATCCTAATATCCAGACCTATACGCAGAGCGGAACTGGACCCAGCAAGAACCTTGCTATTAAGGAAGCCAAGGTGGCCATTCAGTTTACCCCCGCTTTCCTGAAACTTGTAGACGAAGGATTCCCGGCAACGGTCATCTTCCCAAAAGAAGGCGTGGGTTATGAGGCGGCAGCCCTGTCCATCATTAAGGGTGTAAAGAATAAAGAAGAAGCCCACAAACTTGTTGACTGGATACTCTCGAAAAAGGGACAGGAGTCTTTAAGCGAAAACAAAACATATTTCTTCCCTGTGCGAAGTGATGTTTCAGCGGGAGAGGGCCTGCCACCCCTTTCTGAGATCAAACTCATCAATTATGACATAGAGAAAGCGGCTCAGGAAAAAAGCCGCCTTATTGATCGTTGGGTAACTGAAGTTCTCGGTCAATAA
- a CDS encoding lipoate--protein ligase, giving the protein MLKVKTFLAESPFVDPRINLAIEEHLLSHLSSHSVILYLWQNEHTVVIGRNQNAWKECRTSLLSEEKGTLVRRLSGGGAVYHDLGNLNFTFLASHLSYDFIRHIKVLVAAFRSIGIPASFSGRNDIFVENRKVSGNAFYQGKAGRYHHGTILIDVDIDRMVRYLQPPAAKLKAKGIDSVKSRVANLKEFNTSLSIDVVKKAIKASFLEEYGGEGENISLSDIMKKEEVKTLYKKYSNPSWIYGLSPDFDVEIENRFDWGHVALGFHVREGSVSQCHIYSDAMDGDLIASLAPFLKGVPLQGDVLAKALRRNFPESMPQEVQEMACWLEKDWAHMF; this is encoded by the coding sequence ATGCTAAAAGTTAAGACTTTTCTTGCTGAATCTCCTTTTGTTGATCCACGGATCAACCTGGCTATTGAAGAACATCTTCTCTCACATCTTTCTAGCCATTCTGTAATTCTTTACCTTTGGCAAAATGAACATACCGTTGTCATCGGAAGAAACCAGAATGCCTGGAAAGAGTGCCGCACAAGCCTTCTATCAGAAGAGAAGGGAACTTTAGTCCGTAGGCTCTCGGGCGGTGGTGCCGTCTATCACGATTTGGGTAATTTGAATTTCACCTTTCTTGCTTCACATCTTAGTTACGACTTCATTCGTCATATAAAAGTTCTTGTTGCTGCCTTTCGCTCCATAGGCATTCCAGCTTCCTTTAGCGGCAGAAATGATATTTTTGTAGAAAATCGCAAGGTTTCAGGCAATGCTTTTTACCAAGGCAAAGCTGGGCGATATCATCATGGTACAATATTAATAGATGTAGACATTGACCGGATGGTCCGTTACCTTCAACCCCCCGCAGCCAAGTTAAAGGCGAAAGGGATCGATTCTGTCAAATCCCGTGTTGCAAATCTCAAAGAATTTAACACTTCTCTATCTATCGATGTGGTCAAAAAAGCGATAAAGGCTTCTTTTCTGGAAGAATATGGCGGAGAAGGTGAAAATATTTCCCTTTCAGATATCATGAAAAAAGAAGAAGTTAAGACCCTCTATAAAAAATATAGTAATCCTTCATGGATATATGGGCTATCTCCAGATTTTGACGTAGAAATTGAAAACCGTTTTGACTGGGGACATGTAGCGTTGGGATTTCATGTGAGAGAAGGGAGCGTGTCTCAGTGCCATATATATTCTGATGCCATGGACGGGGATCTTATAGCAAGCCTTGCTCCCTTTTTAAAGGGAGTTCCTTTACAAGGAGATGTTCTTGCCAAGGCATTAAGAAGGAACTTCCCAGAATCAATGCCCCAGGAGGTACAGGAAATGGCATGTTGGCTCGAAAAAGATTGGGCCCATATGTTTTAG
- the gcvT gene encoding glycine cleavage system aminomethyltransferase GcvT, protein MRRTIFYEKHLAHGGKMVDFGGWELPVQYTAGIVEEHKRVRSAAGLFDVSHMGEVRVAGPKAEAWLQNMMTNDITAMENGQVIYTFMCYPNGGVVDDLLVYKVSTENYFLVINASNTDKDVLWFHDHVTEGVTVENLSPQYSELALQGPKAEEILKKIANFDPASLGFFRFVENVKVAGVDALVSRTGYTGEDGFEIYMPWDEGAPVWDAVMKAGEEFGILPAGLGCRDSLRFEAGLPLYGHELAAYITPLEAGLGFFVKLNTEFIGRHALAALKENGVPRKIVGLEMIDKGIPREQYEVRAQGRTVGRVTTGGYSPSLDKSIASALVEASAADEEEMFIVIHGKEKKAKKIKRPFYQKHYKR, encoded by the coding sequence GTGAGACGAACAATATTCTACGAGAAACATCTCGCTCACGGCGGGAAAATGGTCGATTTTGGCGGTTGGGAACTTCCTGTTCAATACACGGCAGGTATAGTCGAAGAACACAAGAGAGTTAGATCTGCTGCTGGTCTTTTCGACGTTTCCCACATGGGAGAAGTTAGAGTCGCGGGACCCAAAGCTGAAGCCTGGCTTCAGAACATGATGACTAACGATATCACAGCTATGGAAAACGGACAGGTCATTTACACCTTTATGTGCTACCCCAATGGCGGGGTTGTAGACGATCTTCTTGTCTATAAGGTTTCCACAGAGAACTACTTTTTGGTTATCAATGCTTCAAACACAGACAAGGACGTCCTCTGGTTCCACGACCATGTTACAGAAGGCGTAACTGTTGAGAATTTATCTCCTCAGTACAGTGAACTCGCCCTCCAGGGCCCCAAAGCAGAAGAGATTTTGAAAAAGATAGCTAATTTCGATCCTGCCAGCTTGGGGTTCTTCCGGTTTGTTGAGAATGTCAAAGTGGCAGGTGTAGACGCTCTTGTGTCTCGTACCGGATATACAGGAGAAGATGGCTTCGAAATTTACATGCCATGGGACGAAGGCGCCCCTGTATGGGATGCTGTAATGAAAGCGGGAGAAGAGTTCGGTATTCTTCCTGCAGGCCTGGGATGCCGCGATAGCCTTCGCTTTGAAGCTGGCCTCCCCCTCTACGGTCATGAACTGGCAGCCTACATTACCCCTCTAGAGGCGGGGTTGGGGTTCTTTGTGAAGCTCAACACAGAATTTATTGGGCGACATGCTCTTGCCGCACTCAAGGAAAACGGCGTTCCCCGCAAGATCGTCGGCCTTGAAATGATAGACAAGGGAATTCCCAGAGAGCAGTATGAAGTCAGAGCTCAGGGACGAACCGTAGGCAGGGTAACTACAGGTGGTTATTCCCCAAGCCTTGATAAGAGCATTGCTTCTGCCCTCGTTGAAGCTTCTGCGGCTGACGAAGAAGAAATGTTCATTGTTATTCACGGGAAAGAAAAGAAAGCTAAAAAGATCAAAAGACCTTTTTATCAAAAACACTACAAACGGTAA
- the gcvH gene encoding glycine cleavage system protein GcvH, which translates to MAKVLKDLKYTESHEWVKVEGGKARIGITDYAQHAMGDIVYVELPEEGAEFSTGSDLCVVESVKGANDVYAPVSGTVVEVNSGLEDSPELLNEDAYANWIVVLEMSDTSELDNLLDGEAYEKLCDSLETKEGA; encoded by the coding sequence ATGGCAAAAGTATTGAAAGACCTTAAGTACACAGAAAGTCACGAATGGGTGAAAGTTGAAGGCGGCAAGGCTCGTATAGGAATTACAGACTACGCGCAACATGCAATGGGTGACATTGTTTATGTGGAACTCCCGGAAGAAGGTGCTGAATTTTCAACAGGCAGCGACCTTTGCGTAGTGGAGTCAGTAAAAGGAGCTAACGACGTGTACGCTCCTGTAAGCGGCACCGTTGTAGAAGTCAACTCAGGGCTTGAGGATTCACCTGAACTTCTCAATGAAGACGCTTACGCCAACTGGATCGTTGTATTGGAAATGTCCGATACCTCAGAACTTGACAATCTTCTTGACGGGGAGGCCTACGAGAAGCTGTGTGACAGCCTCGAAACGAAAGAGGGGGCGTAG
- the gcvPA gene encoding aminomethyl-transferring glycine dehydrogenase subunit GcvPA translates to MARYIPNTEEQQKDMLHRVGVSSIQELFADIPESIQLKEDLNIPSALSELELGRHIRSMAASNASADKYAYFLGAGIYDHFIPTVVNHLVSRQEFLTSYTPYQPEVSQGTLQTIFEYQTMICELTGMDVSNASMYDGASAMAEAAFMAGASTKRSEVLVARSVHPESRKVLKSYAPYQHLTVKEVGFKNGSIDMEDLNKQISSNTAAVIVQSPNFFGVLENLAAIGEAAKNAGAVFIVATDLMALALLEPPAVYGADVVIGDGQPIGNAMNFGGPGFGFFAVTKKYMRKMPGRIVGQTLDRKGNTAYVLTLQAREQHIRREKATSNICSNHNLNIVMAAIYMSLMGKEGLCEVANACLQKAAYTKKLLTENGTFKSAFDAPFFREFVVTPEEAPVSINKRLYKEGIIGGYDLSKDYPELKNSWLVAVTEKRTKEEIHRFAKIARGDKA, encoded by the coding sequence ATGGCACGTTATATTCCAAACACGGAGGAACAGCAAAAAGACATGCTCCATAGAGTGGGTGTTTCCTCTATTCAGGAACTGTTTGCTGACATCCCTGAATCAATTCAACTAAAAGAAGATTTAAACATTCCTTCCGCTCTTTCAGAACTTGAGCTGGGCAGGCATATTCGTTCTATGGCTGCCTCTAATGCCAGCGCGGACAAATATGCTTATTTCCTTGGCGCTGGAATATACGATCACTTTATCCCTACAGTGGTCAACCATCTGGTCAGCAGGCAGGAGTTCCTTACAAGTTATACGCCGTACCAGCCAGAAGTGAGCCAGGGTACTCTTCAGACTATTTTTGAGTATCAGACCATGATTTGCGAACTCACAGGAATGGACGTGTCCAACGCTTCCATGTATGACGGCGCTTCAGCAATGGCTGAGGCTGCATTTATGGCAGGAGCCTCTACAAAAAGGAGCGAAGTACTCGTTGCTCGATCCGTCCACCCTGAAAGCAGGAAGGTTCTTAAGAGCTATGCCCCTTATCAGCACCTTACCGTCAAAGAGGTGGGTTTTAAGAACGGCAGCATTGACATGGAGGATCTCAACAAACAAATTTCATCCAACACAGCAGCCGTAATCGTGCAAAGCCCGAACTTTTTTGGCGTTCTGGAAAACCTTGCTGCCATAGGGGAAGCGGCCAAGAATGCCGGTGCTGTTTTTATAGTGGCAACTGACCTCATGGCCCTTGCTCTCCTTGAGCCACCCGCAGTTTACGGAGCAGATGTGGTCATTGGTGACGGACAGCCCATAGGCAATGCCATGAATTTCGGTGGTCCTGGTTTTGGCTTTTTTGCAGTGACAAAAAAATATATGCGGAAAATGCCAGGACGAATCGTAGGACAAACACTGGACAGGAAAGGAAACACTGCCTACGTTCTGACCCTTCAGGCTCGTGAGCAACATATTCGCAGAGAAAAAGCCACATCAAATATCTGCTCTAACCATAACCTTAACATCGTTATGGCAGCCATATATATGAGCCTTATGGGCAAAGAAGGACTTTGTGAGGTCGCTAATGCATGTCTGCAAAAAGCAGCCTATACGAAGAAACTTCTTACAGAAAACGGAACCTTTAAATCAGCCTTTGACGCCCCCTTCTTCAGAGAGTTCGTAGTAACGCCTGAAGAGGCTCCAGTGTCAATTAACAAACGACTCTATAAGGAAGGAATCATTGGTGGATATGACCTCTCCAAGGACTACCCTGAACTCAAAAACAGCTGGCTTGTAGCCGTTACTGAGAAACGGACCAAAGAAGAAATCCACCGCTTTGCCAAGATAGCAAGGGGGGATAAGGCATGA
- the gcvPB gene encoding aminomethyl-transferring glycine dehydrogenase subunit GcvPB codes for MIRLVPPIFETSVPGRKGYSLPEMDVPQEKLEKLIPEAMLRKEKAGLPEVSEVDVVRHFTRLSQLNFAVDEGLYPLGSCTMKYNPKINEDMANLPGFTGIHPLQCPHTVQGALALMYELSAMLAEITGMKAVSLQPAAGAHGELTGVMIIKAYHEHRGDSKRTKMIVPDTAHGTNPASSAVAGFDVVEVKSNERGNVDVEALKALMSDEIAGIMLTNPNTLGLFEEDILEIAQIVHDAGGLLYYDGANANAILGKTRPGDMGFDVIHLNLHKSFSTPHGGGGPGSGPVGVCEKLVPFLPVPSIVKKDNGYEFDYDSPLSIGKVRSFYGNFSVLVRAYTYIRTMGPDGLRAVAENAVLNANYAQVQLQEYFDLDFKRICKHEFVLSGRKQHHESGVSTLDIAKRLIDYGFHPPTVYFPLLVEEAIMVEPPESESKEEVDSFIEAMISVAKEAKENPERFKEAPYGTIVSRLDETLAARKPVLRWNPAE; via the coding sequence ATGATTCGACTTGTGCCGCCTATTTTTGAAACAAGCGTTCCTGGAAGAAAAGGTTACTCTCTTCCAGAAATGGACGTCCCACAAGAGAAGCTTGAAAAACTCATTCCCGAAGCAATGTTGAGGAAAGAGAAAGCCGGCTTACCTGAAGTAAGCGAAGTGGATGTAGTCCGTCACTTCACTCGCCTTTCTCAATTGAACTTTGCCGTGGACGAAGGGCTATATCCTCTTGGTTCATGCACTATGAAATACAACCCTAAGATCAATGAAGACATGGCTAATCTGCCTGGCTTCACTGGGATACATCCCCTGCAATGCCCTCATACCGTTCAGGGAGCCCTCGCCCTTATGTACGAGCTTTCTGCCATGCTGGCAGAAATCACAGGAATGAAGGCCGTATCTCTTCAGCCTGCGGCAGGAGCCCACGGAGAGCTAACAGGGGTCATGATCATAAAAGCCTACCACGAACATCGTGGAGACTCAAAACGTACTAAAATGATCGTCCCAGATACAGCTCACGGAACAAATCCAGCGTCCTCTGCCGTTGCAGGTTTTGATGTGGTTGAGGTTAAATCCAATGAACGTGGCAATGTTGACGTAGAGGCACTCAAAGCCCTTATGTCAGATGAGATTGCCGGAATCATGTTAACGAACCCCAACACTCTCGGTCTCTTCGAAGAAGACATCCTTGAAATCGCCCAAATCGTTCACGACGCAGGGGGCCTTTTATACTACGATGGAGCCAACGCCAACGCCATTCTTGGGAAAACGCGACCTGGGGATATGGGATTTGACGTGATCCATCTCAACCTTCACAAATCCTTCAGCACTCCCCATGGCGGAGGCGGTCCGGGATCTGGCCCGGTGGGTGTTTGTGAAAAACTCGTTCCCTTTTTACCAGTTCCCTCTATAGTCAAAAAAGATAATGGTTACGAATTTGACTATGACAGCCCCCTTTCCATTGGGAAAGTTCGTTCCTTTTACGGGAACTTCAGCGTCTTAGTGCGGGCCTATACCTATATCCGCACCATGGGACCAGACGGACTGAGGGCTGTGGCTGAAAATGCGGTGCTTAACGCAAACTATGCACAGGTTCAGCTGCAAGAATACTTCGATCTCGATTTTAAGCGAATTTGCAAACATGAGTTTGTGCTTTCAGGGAGAAAACAGCACCATGAAAGCGGCGTTTCTACCTTGGATATAGCCAAACGGCTCATAGACTATGGCTTCCACCCGCCAACAGTGTATTTCCCGTTGCTCGTGGAAGAAGCAATCATGGTGGAACCGCCTGAAAGCGAAAGCAAAGAAGAAGTGGATTCTTTCATAGAGGCCATGATTTCTGTGGCAAAGGAAGCCAAGGAGAATCCTGAACGCTTCAAAGAAGCACCTTATGGAACAATTGTTTCACGGCTTGACGAAACCCTGGCCGCAAGAAAACCAGTTCTTCGCTGGAATCCAGCAGAGTAA
- a CDS encoding dihydrolipoyl dehydrogenase family protein — protein MYDVIVLGGGPGGNKAAELAARNGLKTVMIEKARLGGTCLNRGCIPTKAYFARIIGGHGTIEEMWNHKEQIVEKLNSGISTLMKMSGVEVVLGTGKIISTGETQIVEVQTSEGIRQIEGRNLIIATGARSLAMEFEGADLPGIITGDYAVTYPELWKYPDCEEVKSVAVIGAGVIAVELAVLLRRMGKEVTILKHSDQVLRRADKDVKKKLIQSLKKMKITMVDYFAPEKALLEGEQVKVCGTTPKGAVDINCDRLILASSMIPILDGYGLEDSAIEYSKKGIKVDKHMETNVPGVYAIGDVTGGMMLAHLAEYHGLSAIEHILGREYVINPDHVPWCVFCDPEIAVAGITEDEAEARNISVKVARAYFLGNGMAQALNNTDGFVKVIASQEDDRLLGVHIIGPEASSLIGEAALAVAQGMKAKDVARTIHPHPTLTECFKDALFRLEEDS, from the coding sequence ATGTACGACGTTATTGTTTTGGGCGGCGGCCCTGGCGGCAATAAGGCAGCTGAGCTCGCAGCCAGAAACGGTTTAAAAACAGTGATGATAGAAAAAGCCCGTCTCGGCGGAACATGCCTGAACCGCGGCTGCATTCCTACAAAAGCATATTTTGCGCGAATCATAGGCGGCCATGGAACCATTGAAGAAATGTGGAACCATAAAGAGCAAATCGTTGAGAAACTCAACAGTGGAATCTCCACTCTCATGAAAATGTCAGGCGTGGAAGTCGTACTGGGTACGGGAAAAATCATCAGCACTGGAGAAACCCAAATAGTAGAAGTTCAGACCAGCGAAGGGATACGGCAAATTGAAGGGAGAAACCTTATTATTGCCACCGGTGCCCGTTCCCTGGCCATGGAATTTGAAGGGGCAGACCTCCCTGGCATCATTACAGGGGATTACGCTGTAACCTATCCAGAACTCTGGAAATATCCCGACTGTGAAGAAGTAAAATCTGTAGCTGTCATAGGAGCGGGTGTTATCGCCGTGGAACTCGCTGTTCTCTTAAGACGCATGGGCAAGGAAGTCACCATCCTTAAACACTCAGACCAGGTTCTGCGCCGTGCCGACAAAGATGTGAAAAAGAAACTCATTCAATCCCTCAAGAAGATGAAGATCACCATGGTAGATTACTTTGCCCCTGAAAAGGCTCTTCTCGAAGGAGAACAGGTCAAGGTTTGCGGAACCACGCCAAAGGGAGCTGTTGACATCAACTGCGATCGCCTTATTCTTGCCTCGAGCATGATCCCCATTCTTGATGGGTACGGACTTGAGGATTCGGCTATAGAATACTCGAAAAAAGGCATAAAAGTAGATAAGCATATGGAAACAAATGTTCCCGGGGTATATGCCATCGGAGACGTTACTGGCGGAATGATGCTCGCCCATCTGGCAGAGTATCACGGATTGAGCGCAATCGAGCATATCCTTGGAAGAGAATATGTCATCAATCCTGACCATGTGCCATGGTGCGTCTTCTGCGACCCTGAAATCGCTGTAGCCGGTATAACGGAAGACGAAGCTGAGGCCCGCAATATTTCTGTAAAGGTTGCCAGGGCGTACTTTCTGGGGAACGGAATGGCACAGGCCCTCAATAATACAGACGGATTTGTCAAAGTTATTGCTTCTCAGGAAGATGACCGTCTGCTTGGCGTCCATATCATAGGTCCGGAAGCTTCTTCTCTTATCGGCGAAGCAGCTCTCGCTGTAGCCCAGGGAATGAAGGCAAAAGACGTGGCCCGAACCATCCACCCCCACCCAACCCTTACTGAATGTTTTAAAGATGCCCTTTTCCGCCTTGAAGAAGATTCGTAG